Proteins encoded by one window of Streptomyces sp. ALI-76-A:
- a CDS encoding D-arabinono-1,4-lactone oxidase, whose protein sequence is MSETVTNWAGNIVYTAKELHRPRSLTALGALVAGSARVRVLGSGHSFNAIAEPGAGGVLLSLAGLPAEVDVDAAARTVRVGGGVRYAELARRVHGHGFALPNMASLPHISVAGSVATGTHGSGVGNGSLASAVREVEIVTADGSTVVVGRGDRRFGGAVTSLGALGVVTALTLDLEPSFEVEQYVFTELPLAGLDPAAFETVMACAYSVSLFTDWREPGFRQVWLKRRTDQPMPGFPWAPPATEKMHPVPGMPAVNCTEQFGVPGPWHERLPHFRAAFTPSSGAELQSEYLLPRRHALDALRAVDAIRETVAPVLQICEVRTVAPDEQWLSPAYGRDTVALHFTWFEDTAAVLPVVRRLEEALEGLDARPHWGKVFTTPAGVVRARYPRLEDFAALAREFDPGAKFANEFVRDVLVG, encoded by the coding sequence ATGTCCGAGACGGTGACCAACTGGGCCGGCAACATCGTGTACACGGCCAAGGAGTTGCACCGCCCGCGCTCGCTCACCGCGCTCGGGGCCCTCGTGGCCGGCAGTGCGCGGGTGCGGGTACTGGGCAGCGGGCACTCCTTCAACGCGATCGCCGAGCCGGGCGCGGGCGGCGTCCTGCTGTCGCTGGCCGGGCTGCCGGCCGAGGTGGACGTCGACGCGGCGGCCCGGACGGTCCGGGTCGGCGGCGGCGTGCGGTACGCGGAGCTGGCCCGCCGGGTGCACGGGCACGGGTTCGCGCTGCCCAACATGGCGTCACTGCCGCACATCTCGGTGGCCGGGTCGGTGGCGACCGGCACCCACGGCTCGGGCGTCGGCAACGGTTCGCTCGCGTCGGCCGTGCGCGAGGTGGAGATCGTCACCGCGGACGGTTCGACGGTGGTGGTCGGGCGGGGCGACCGGCGGTTCGGGGGTGCGGTCACCTCGCTCGGCGCCCTCGGGGTCGTCACCGCGCTCACCCTGGACCTGGAGCCGTCCTTCGAGGTCGAGCAGTACGTGTTCACCGAGCTCCCGCTGGCGGGGCTGGACCCGGCGGCGTTCGAGACGGTGATGGCGTGCGCGTACAGCGTCAGCCTGTTCACCGACTGGCGCGAGCCGGGCTTCCGGCAGGTGTGGCTGAAACGGCGCACCGACCAGCCGATGCCCGGCTTCCCGTGGGCCCCGCCCGCCACGGAGAAGATGCACCCGGTGCCGGGGATGCCCGCGGTCAACTGCACCGAGCAGTTCGGGGTGCCGGGGCCGTGGCACGAGCGGCTGCCGCACTTCCGGGCCGCGTTCACCCCGAGCAGCGGCGCCGAGCTCCAGTCGGAGTACCTGCTGCCGCGTCGGCACGCCCTCGACGCGCTGCGCGCGGTCGACGCGATACGGGAGACGGTCGCCCCCGTCCTGCAGATCTGCGAGGTGCGGACCGTCGCTCCCGACGAGCAGTGGCTGAGCCCGGCGTACGGGCGGGACACCGTGGCGCTGCACTTCACCTGGTTCGAGGACACGGCGGCCGTGCTGCCGGTGGTGCGCCGGCTGGAGGAGGCGCTGGAGGGGTTGGACGCGCGGCCGCACTGGGGGAAGGTGTTCACCACCCCGGCGGGGGTGGTGCGAGCCCGGTACCCGCGCCTGGAGGACTTCGCGGCACTGGCGCGGGAGTTCGATCCGGGGGCGAAGTTCGCCAACGAGTTCGTCCGGGACGTGCTGGTCGGGTGA
- a CDS encoding radical SAM protein gives MGSRTALVEDLLERFPHVPREAVFKEDLLRGGVAFDPSALSDNEGGEVKPKSYFIFSFDHGTLPELGEAALRRPPEEIILTGGPYDLRRTVVSVRVNPASPYRVAADEDGVLGLYLDGKRISDVGVPPMPEYYRHTLASGKSVMEVAPTIQWGYLIYLTVFRVCQYFGAKEECQYCDINHNWRQHKAAGRPYTGVKDVEEVLEALEIIDRYDTAKVSTAYTLTGGAITRTVAGRDEADFYGHYAKAIEERFPGRWIGKVVAQALPKDDVQRFKDHGVQIYHPNYEVWDRRLFELYCPGKERYVGRDEWHKRILDSAEIFGARNVIPNFVAGVEMAEPFGFTTVDEAIASTTEGLRFFMSHGITPRFTTWCPEPTTPLGKANPQGAPLEYHIRLLEAYRATMDDFGLSSPPGYGPPGPGRAVFSVSSFMDSLPAQEPSTPNA, from the coding sequence ATGGGCAGCCGCACCGCACTGGTCGAGGATCTGCTGGAGAGGTTCCCGCACGTTCCGCGGGAAGCCGTCTTCAAGGAGGACCTGCTCCGCGGCGGTGTGGCCTTCGATCCGTCGGCCCTCAGCGACAACGAGGGCGGCGAGGTGAAGCCGAAGTCGTACTTCATCTTCTCCTTCGACCACGGCACCCTGCCCGAGCTGGGCGAGGCGGCGCTCAGGCGTCCGCCGGAGGAGATCATCCTGACCGGCGGGCCGTACGACCTGCGGCGGACCGTCGTCTCCGTGCGGGTGAACCCCGCCTCGCCGTACCGGGTCGCGGCCGACGAGGACGGCGTGCTCGGGCTCTACCTCGACGGGAAGCGGATCTCCGACGTCGGGGTCCCGCCGATGCCGGAGTACTACCGGCACACCCTGGCGAGCGGGAAGTCGGTGATGGAGGTCGCCCCGACCATCCAGTGGGGCTACCTGATCTACCTCACCGTCTTCCGGGTCTGCCAGTACTTCGGCGCCAAGGAGGAGTGCCAGTACTGCGACATCAACCACAACTGGCGCCAGCACAAGGCCGCCGGCCGGCCGTACACGGGAGTCAAGGACGTCGAGGAGGTCCTCGAAGCCCTGGAGATCATCGACCGGTACGACACGGCGAAGGTGTCCACCGCCTACACGCTCACCGGCGGCGCGATCACCAGGACCGTCGCGGGCCGCGACGAGGCCGACTTCTACGGGCACTACGCCAAGGCCATCGAGGAGCGCTTCCCCGGCCGCTGGATCGGCAAGGTCGTCGCCCAGGCGCTGCCCAAGGACGACGTGCAGCGCTTCAAGGACCACGGCGTGCAGATCTACCACCCCAACTACGAGGTGTGGGACCGCCGTCTGTTCGAGCTGTACTGCCCGGGCAAGGAGCGCTACGTCGGCCGCGACGAGTGGCACAAGCGCATCCTCGACTCGGCGGAGATCTTCGGCGCGCGCAACGTCATCCCCAACTTCGTCGCGGGCGTGGAGATGGCGGAGCCCTTCGGCTTCACCACCGTCGACGAGGCCATCGCCTCCACCACCGAGGGCCTGCGCTTCTTCATGTCGCACGGCATCACGCCCCGCTTCACCACCTGGTGCCCCGAGCCGACCACGCCGCTCGGCAAGGCCAACCCGCAGGGCGCTCCGCTGGAGTACCACATCCGCCTGCTGGAGGCGTACCGCGCCACCATGGACGACTTCGGCCTGTCCTCGCCTCCCGGCTACGGCCCGCCCGGCCCCGGCCGCGCGGTCTTCTCCGTCAGTTCCTTCATGGACAGCCTCCCGGCCCAGGAGCCGTCGACGCCGAACGCGTAG
- a CDS encoding cellulose-binding domain-containing protein: MPDLPTPQDAAEAALFSECWDAVLSYADLCTSGSTAATRLATEAFSLGMREVRTAEAAPARGTGRRSARLPRIPMLLTAVRNTAAAWESQGQGHQLDPELRLWLNSDKAARYTGPPLRRPLALRGLRDLQEPDAALLWLAEVEALPLPVVARRLGHDPAVVSEELSQVRSLFRDRCHRAHLDTPMDAQCRSYARLLDAVTRSPAADTPNDLSRHLARCVECAEAAACLRLHGGGLPGALAGGVIGWGGLAYLERRRRAADVRLGAGRPGPADADAPPNPGAQKARVARNGLLVAAVLVSLLALGVSMMPGGTDHGTAQPGDTGDRQPVADPGPSVPLTDARSTASPKPSDPATTGTPTPSRGKNPDTEAQGTATSTAPRDPGTDEPATCTVTYDLVNQWPDGFQATVTVTSERPLDTWQVAWSFRDGQKVAQMWDASFAQNGSRVTATAADYNKSVPADGSLAFGFLASWQAKNAPAYDFTLNGQSCTKA, translated from the coding sequence ATGCCCGACCTGCCCACTCCCCAGGACGCCGCCGAGGCCGCGCTGTTCTCCGAGTGCTGGGATGCCGTGCTCTCCTACGCCGACCTGTGCACGTCCGGGTCCACCGCGGCCACCCGGCTGGCCACCGAGGCGTTCTCCCTCGGGATGCGGGAGGTCCGCACCGCCGAGGCCGCCCCGGCCCGCGGCACCGGCCGCCGCTCGGCCCGCCTGCCCCGCATACCGATGCTGCTGACCGCCGTCCGGAACACGGCGGCGGCCTGGGAGTCCCAGGGCCAGGGCCACCAGCTCGACCCCGAACTGCGACTGTGGCTCAACTCCGACAAGGCCGCCCGCTACACCGGCCCCCCGCTGCGCCGCCCGCTCGCCCTGCGCGGACTGCGGGACCTCCAGGAACCGGACGCGGCCCTGCTGTGGCTGGCCGAGGTGGAGGCACTGCCGCTGCCCGTCGTGGCCCGCCGGCTCGGCCACGACCCGGCCGTGGTGAGCGAGGAACTCTCCCAGGTGCGGAGCCTGTTCCGGGACCGCTGCCACCGCGCCCACCTCGACACACCGATGGACGCGCAGTGCCGCAGCTACGCCCGGCTGCTGGACGCGGTCACCCGGTCGCCCGCCGCCGACACCCCCAACGACCTCTCCCGGCACCTCGCGCGCTGCGTGGAGTGCGCGGAGGCCGCCGCCTGTCTGCGGCTGCACGGCGGCGGACTGCCCGGGGCGCTGGCCGGCGGGGTGATCGGCTGGGGCGGCCTCGCCTATCTGGAGCGCCGCCGCCGGGCCGCCGACGTGCGCCTGGGCGCCGGACGCCCGGGACCGGCCGACGCCGACGCACCCCCGAACCCGGGCGCCCAGAAGGCCCGCGTCGCACGCAACGGCCTCCTGGTCGCCGCCGTGCTCGTGTCCCTGCTGGCGCTCGGCGTGTCGATGATGCCGGGCGGCACCGACCACGGCACGGCGCAACCCGGCGACACCGGGGACCGGCAGCCGGTGGCCGACCCCGGCCCCTCCGTCCCGCTGACCGACGCGCGCTCCACCGCCTCCCCGAAGCCGTCGGACCCCGCCACGACGGGCACGCCCACCCCGTCCCGGGGGAAGAACCCCGACACCGAGGCCCAGGGCACGGCCACCTCCACCGCGCCCCGCGACCCCGGCACGGACGAGCCCGCGACCTGCACCGTCACCTACGACCTGGTCAACCAGTGGCCCGACGGCTTCCAGGCCACCGTCACCGTCACCAGCGAGCGACCCCTCGACACCTGGCAGGTCGCCTGGTCCTTCCGCGACGGCCAGAAGGTCGCCCAGATGTGGGACGCGAGCTTCGCCCAGAACGGCTCCCGCGTCACCGCCACCGCCGCCGACTACAACAAGTCGGTCCCCGCGGACGGCTCCCTCGCCTTCGGCTTCCTCGCCTCCTGGCAGGCCAAGAACGCACCGGCGTACGACTTCACCCTGAACGGGCAGAGCTGTACGAAGGCCTGA
- the rsgA gene encoding ribosome small subunit-dependent GTPase A has protein sequence MSSTSDFSAFSALAPYGWDEAWADAFAPHVPEGLLPGRVVRVDRGQCDVITADGIVRADTAFVTPHDPMRVVCTGDWVAVEPGGNPRYVRTCLPRRTAFVRSTSSKRSEGQILAANVDHAIVAVSLAVELDLGRIERFLALAWESGAQPVVVLTKADLVPDAATLAHLVQDVETTAPGVPVLPVSAMGGDGLDVLLAVVGGNTSVLLGQSGAGKSTLANALLGEEVMDVRATRDADGKGRHTTTTRNLLALPSGGVLIDTPGLRGVGLWDAESGVGQVFAEIEELARRCRFHDCAHESEPGCAVRDAIDSGELPVRRLESYRKLIRENQRIVAKTDARLRAEIRRDWKRKGAEGKAAMEAKRGRRM, from the coding sequence CTGTCTTCCACCTCAGATTTCTCCGCCTTCTCCGCGCTCGCTCCCTACGGCTGGGACGAGGCATGGGCGGACGCGTTCGCCCCCCACGTGCCCGAAGGACTGCTGCCCGGACGCGTGGTCCGGGTCGACCGAGGGCAGTGCGACGTGATCACCGCCGACGGCATCGTCCGGGCGGACACCGCGTTCGTCACCCCGCACGACCCGATGCGGGTCGTGTGCACCGGCGACTGGGTCGCCGTCGAACCCGGCGGCAACCCCCGCTACGTACGGACGTGTCTGCCGCGCCGTACCGCCTTCGTGCGCTCCACGTCCTCCAAGCGGTCCGAGGGGCAGATCCTCGCCGCCAACGTCGACCACGCGATCGTCGCCGTGTCGCTGGCCGTCGAACTCGACCTCGGCCGCATCGAGCGGTTCCTCGCGCTGGCCTGGGAGTCCGGGGCACAGCCCGTGGTGGTGCTGACCAAGGCGGACCTCGTACCGGACGCGGCGACCCTCGCCCACCTCGTCCAGGACGTGGAGACCACCGCGCCCGGCGTGCCCGTGCTGCCGGTCAGCGCCATGGGCGGGGACGGACTCGACGTCCTCCTCGCCGTCGTCGGCGGCAATACCTCCGTGCTGCTCGGCCAGTCCGGCGCGGGCAAGTCCACGCTCGCCAACGCGCTGCTCGGCGAGGAGGTCATGGACGTCCGGGCGACCCGGGACGCGGACGGCAAGGGCCGCCACACGACGACCACCCGCAACCTCCTCGCCCTGCCGTCCGGGGGTGTCCTGATCGACACGCCGGGCCTGCGCGGCGTCGGCCTGTGGGACGCCGAGAGCGGCGTCGGGCAGGTGTTCGCCGAGATCGAGGAACTGGCCCGGCGGTGCCGGTTCCACGACTGCGCGCACGAGAGCGAACCCGGGTGCGCGGTGCGCGACGCCATCGACTCCGGTGAGCTGCCGGTCCGGCGGCTGGAGAGCTACCGCAAGCTGATCCGGGAGAACCAGCGGATCGTCGCCAAGACGGACGCCCGGCTGCGGGCGGAGATCCGGCGGGACTGGAAGCGGAAGGGGGCGGAGGGGAAGGCGGCGATGGAGGCGAAGCGCGGGCGCCGGATGTAG
- a CDS encoding AlkA N-terminal domain-containing protein encodes MDEDTRYEAVRSRDGRFDGEFFFAVVTTGVFCRPSCPAVTPKRHNVRFFATAAAAQGSGFRACRRCRPDAVPGSADWNVRADVVGRAMRLIGDGVVDREGVAGLAARLGYSARQVQRQLTAELGAGPVALARARRAHAARVLLQTTGLPVTQIAFASGFASVRQFNDTMRQAYASSPSELRAAAARGGRAAPRTGTPDAGIPLRLAHRGPYQAGAAFDLLEAEAVTGVEEMSGARGRRTYRRTLRLPHGTGIVAVDERTGAARTASGAHPGGWLDARLHLTDLRDLTTAVQRLRRLFDLDADPYAVDERLGADERLAPLVAARPGLRSPGSVDPEEFALRALAGRAAAQRLVTRYGKALDAPCGSLTHVFPEPAVLAEAEPDGPLGALATALADGAVRLDPGVDRDDAQAALLALPGLDARTVAAVRTRALGDPDVGPPGHDVPGTWRPWRSYALRHLRAAGEPVDR; translated from the coding sequence ATGGACGAGGACACCAGGTACGAGGCGGTGCGGAGCCGGGACGGGCGGTTCGACGGGGAGTTCTTCTTCGCCGTCGTGACGACCGGGGTCTTCTGCCGGCCCAGCTGCCCGGCGGTGACGCCGAAGCGGCACAACGTCCGCTTCTTCGCGACGGCCGCCGCCGCGCAGGGCTCGGGATTCCGGGCCTGCCGGCGGTGCCGGCCGGACGCCGTGCCCGGCTCCGCCGACTGGAACGTCCGGGCGGACGTGGTCGGCCGGGCCATGCGGTTGATCGGCGACGGCGTCGTCGACCGGGAGGGCGTCGCCGGGCTCGCCGCGCGGCTGGGCTACAGCGCGCGGCAGGTCCAGCGCCAGCTCACCGCCGAGCTCGGCGCCGGCCCCGTCGCCCTCGCCCGGGCCCGGCGGGCGCACGCCGCGCGGGTGCTGTTGCAGACCACCGGCCTGCCGGTCACCCAGATCGCGTTCGCGTCGGGGTTCGCCAGTGTGCGGCAGTTCAACGACACCATGCGGCAGGCGTACGCCTCCTCCCCGAGCGAGCTGCGGGCCGCCGCCGCGCGCGGCGGACGGGCAGCCCCGCGTACGGGCACCCCGGACGCCGGGATCCCGCTGCGCCTCGCCCACCGGGGGCCGTACCAGGCCGGGGCCGCCTTCGACCTGCTGGAGGCCGAGGCCGTGACCGGCGTCGAGGAGATGAGCGGGGCGCGCGGACGGCGGACGTACCGGCGGACCCTGCGACTGCCGCACGGCACCGGCATCGTCGCCGTCGACGAGCGGACGGGGGCCGCGCGGACCGCGTCCGGAGCTCATCCGGGCGGCTGGCTGGACGCCCGGCTGCACCTCACCGACCTCCGCGATCTGACCACCGCCGTGCAGCGGTTGCGGCGGCTGTTCGACCTCGACGCCGACCCGTACGCCGTCGACGAACGGCTCGGCGCCGACGAACGGCTCGCCCCGCTGGTCGCCGCCCGGCCCGGCCTGCGCTCGCCCGGCTCCGTCGACCCGGAGGAGTTCGCCCTGCGGGCCCTGGCGGGACGGGCCGCGGCCCAGCGGCTGGTGACGCGGTACGGGAAGGCGCTGGACGCCCCCTGCGGCAGCCTCACCCATGTGTTCCCCGAACCGGCCGTCCTCGCGGAGGCCGAGCCGGACGGGCCCCTGGGCGCCCTCGCCACCGCCCTGGCCGACGGCGCCGTACGCCTCGATCCCGGCGTCGACCGGGACGACGCGCAGGCCGCGCTGCTCGCTCTGCCCGGCCTGGACGCCCGCACCGTCGCCGCCGTCCGCACCCGCGCCCTCGGCGACCCCGACGTCGGACCCCCCGGACACGACGTCCCCGGCACGTGGCGCCCCTGGCGCTCCTACGCCCTGCGACACCTGCGTGCGGCGGGGGAGCCGGTGGACCGATGA
- a CDS encoding methylated-DNA--[protein]-cysteine S-methyltransferase, with protein MPTGVPMTAETYYTTLDSPLGPLLLTADATGALASLSVPGQKNGRTVRDGWRHDPGPFRGAEDQLAAYFAGELTEFRLELRSAGSEFRERVWAALDTVPYGATTTYGEIAARIGAPRAAVRAVGGAIGANPLLVLRPCHRVIGADGSLTGYAGGLERKTTLLALEGVLRASSTR; from the coding sequence ATGCCCACCGGAGTACCGATGACCGCCGAGACGTACTACACCACCCTGGACAGCCCCCTCGGGCCGCTCCTGCTCACCGCCGACGCGACCGGAGCGCTGGCCTCGCTCTCCGTGCCCGGCCAGAAGAACGGCCGTACGGTGCGGGACGGCTGGCGGCACGACCCGGGCCCCTTCCGGGGCGCCGAGGACCAGCTGGCCGCCTACTTCGCCGGGGAACTCACAGAGTTCCGACTGGAGTTGCGGTCGGCGGGCAGCGAGTTCCGGGAGCGGGTCTGGGCCGCCCTCGACACCGTCCCCTACGGGGCGACCACGACGTACGGCGAGATCGCGGCGCGGATCGGCGCTCCCCGGGCCGCCGTACGGGCCGTCGGCGGCGCGATCGGCGCCAACCCGCTGCTCGTCCTGCGGCCCTGCCACCGGGTGATCGGAGCCGACGGTTCCCTCACCGGCTACGCGGGCGGCCTGGAACGCAAGACGACGCTGCTCGCGCTGGAAGGCGTCCTCCGAGCGTCCTCCACCAGGTGA
- a CDS encoding PPOX class F420-dependent oxidoreductase — translation MTRFSEAERAYLSSQRLGRLATVDQHGQPQANPVGFHPQDDGTILIGGYAMGRTKKWRNLRKNPRVALVVDDIVSLEPWKVRGIDIRGEAELLTGPHDLGPHFSEEVIRVHPRRIHSWGLEEGA, via the coding sequence ATGACCCGATTCAGCGAGGCCGAACGCGCGTATCTGTCGTCGCAGCGGCTGGGACGGCTGGCCACCGTCGACCAGCACGGGCAGCCGCAGGCGAACCCGGTCGGCTTCCACCCGCAGGACGACGGGACCATCCTGATCGGCGGCTACGCGATGGGCCGCACCAAGAAGTGGCGCAACCTGCGGAAGAACCCGAGGGTCGCCCTGGTCGTCGACGACATCGTCAGCCTGGAGCCGTGGAAGGTGCGCGGCATCGACATCCGCGGTGAGGCCGAACTCCTCACCGGCCCGCACGACCTGGGCCCGCACTTCAGCGAGGAGGTGATCCGCGTCCATCCGCGGCGGATCCACAGCTGGGGCCTGGAAGAGGGCGCGTAG
- a CDS encoding DUF456 domain-containing protein produces MGVVDLLLVGLVLLLGLGGVLVPGVPGSWLVWAAVLWWALKDPQPVAWGVLVGATVALFLSQVVRWSLPPRRLSESGATRRMGVYAGLGAFAGFFVIPVIGAIPGFMGGIYLYERLRLGRHREARTALRTVMRSGGSSVLTELFTCLLIMGAWLGAVLWA; encoded by the coding sequence ATGGGAGTGGTGGACCTCCTACTGGTCGGCCTGGTCCTGCTGCTCGGGCTGGGCGGAGTGCTGGTGCCCGGGGTGCCGGGGTCGTGGCTGGTGTGGGCCGCGGTCCTGTGGTGGGCGCTGAAGGATCCACAGCCGGTGGCCTGGGGGGTCCTGGTCGGTGCCACGGTCGCCCTGTTCCTGTCCCAGGTGGTGCGCTGGTCGCTGCCCCCGCGCCGGCTGAGCGAGAGCGGCGCCACCCGGCGCATGGGTGTGTACGCCGGGCTGGGAGCGTTCGCCGGCTTCTTCGTGATCCCCGTGATCGGCGCGATCCCCGGCTTCATGGGCGGCATCTACCTGTACGAACGACTGCGGCTCGGCCGGCACCGCGAGGCGAGGACCGCGCTGCGCACGGTCATGCGCTCGGGCGGCTCCAGCGTGCTGACGGAGCTGTTCACCTGCCTGCTGATCATGGGCGCGTGGCTGGGCGCGGTGCTGTGGGCATGA
- a CDS encoding protein phosphatase 2C domain-containing protein produces the protein MDEPSQPPLPGPPPRHRPWEPGSGPAGISPRDDTTTAFDDPPAPPPPRPAPQYRPSAEAALSADSHDTDTGTDVTSSPAGAPPDPTSWQPPPPGPAPQPGPGRTGPGAPSAATRGGPQAPLTDAGAEPGREPPVDASHTTAPPATRLDPPVLPPAAVDHVGSGPPTYEAEPTVLPPADPDGLDELVADTVLDGARYGTCTLRAASVRGDSARFRGEPRRDALLTARFGTGEHALVLVAMATGARATPGAHRAAAEACQWIGRAVGRSHARLADDIRAGRRGDLKSGLHRLTDRSLGRLRASAAEQGIDPEEYAATLRCLLLPADPECRTRVFFGVGDGGLFRLRDGAWQDIEPRVLDVTGEPVVGFGSLPPETPEGDRLTMDLGIPTPPSPYEPAPEPPREPFRFRASIARPGDTLLMCTGGLAEPLRGEPELCRYLTGRWSEAAPPGLAAFLADTQVRVKGYADDRTAAAVWEA, from the coding sequence GTGGACGAGCCGTCCCAGCCGCCTCTGCCCGGACCGCCCCCGAGGCACCGCCCCTGGGAGCCGGGCTCCGGGCCCGCCGGAATCTCGCCCCGCGACGACACCACCACTGCCTTCGACGACCCGCCCGCGCCGCCTCCGCCCCGCCCCGCCCCGCAGTACCGCCCGAGCGCCGAAGCCGCCCTCTCCGCTGACAGTCACGACACCGACACCGGCACCGACGTGACGTCGTCGCCCGCCGGTGCGCCGCCGGACCCCACCTCCTGGCAACCTCCGCCTCCCGGACCCGCCCCTCAGCCCGGCCCGGGCCGGACAGGCCCCGGTGCTCCGTCCGCCGCCACCCGGGGCGGCCCGCAGGCACCCCTCACCGACGCGGGTGCCGAGCCCGGCCGGGAGCCGCCCGTGGACGCGTCCCACACCACCGCCCCTCCCGCCACTCGCCTCGACCCGCCCGTCCTCCCGCCCGCCGCGGTGGACCACGTCGGCTCCGGGCCGCCCACCTACGAGGCCGAGCCCACCGTGCTGCCCCCGGCCGACCCGGACGGTCTCGACGAACTGGTCGCGGACACCGTGCTGGACGGAGCCAGGTACGGCACCTGCACACTGCGCGCGGCCTCCGTGCGCGGGGACTCCGCGCGGTTCCGGGGCGAGCCGCGCCGGGACGCGCTGCTCACCGCCCGGTTCGGGACGGGCGAGCACGCCCTGGTCCTCGTCGCCATGGCGACCGGCGCCCGCGCCACACCCGGTGCGCACCGCGCCGCCGCCGAGGCCTGCCAGTGGATCGGCCGGGCCGTGGGCCGCAGCCACGCCCGCCTCGCGGACGACATAAGGGCCGGCCGGCGCGGCGACCTCAAGTCCGGCCTGCACCGCCTCACCGACCGCAGCCTGGGCAGACTCCGTGCCAGCGCCGCCGAACAGGGCATCGACCCGGAGGAGTACGCCGCCACCCTGCGCTGCCTGCTCCTCCCCGCCGACCCCGAGTGCCGCACCCGCGTCTTCTTCGGCGTCGGCGACGGCGGACTGTTCCGCCTGCGCGACGGCGCATGGCAGGACATCGAGCCGCGCGTCCTCGACGTCACCGGCGAGCCGGTCGTCGGCTTCGGCTCCCTGCCCCCCGAGACCCCCGAGGGCGACCGCCTCACCATGGACCTGGGCATCCCGACACCCCCGAGCCCGTACGAACCGGCCCCCGAGCCGCCCCGGGAACCCTTCCGCTTCCGCGCCTCCATCGCCCGCCCGGGTGACACGCTCCTGATGTGCACCGGCGGCCTCGCCGAGCCGCTGCGCGGCGAGCCCGAACTGTGCCGGTACCTGACCGGCCGGTGGTCCGAAGCCGCCCCGCCCGGCCTCGCCGCGTTCCTCGCCGACACCCAAGTCCGGGTCAAGGGATATGCAGATGACCGTACAGCCGCCGCCGTGTGGGAGGCGTGA